The Thunnus thynnus chromosome 13, fThuThy2.1, whole genome shotgun sequence genome segment ACTCATAACAATTAAAACGGGAAGGAAATTTGTGGAGGTGCACGCTAATAATGAGTAATTAAGATTGGACTTGAAAGCcatttagtttaaaataaacatggtAATTGCCAAATCGTCAACCCCACTCTGACTCATATTCAGAGCTGAGTGAGTTTCAGTGGTGGTTTAACAAGCCTTTGTTGACTTCCCCTCAGCACTACATCTCCGGGGGAATCCCCGCCACCAACGTAAATGACGTTCCAATCCTCAGAAATCTGAAGTTAAATCTCTGGTGAACGTCTGTGAGATCAACCCCTTCAGGGgctgagggagagagggatcAATGCAGGACACTGAAGGAGCATTTTTACCCAGAATGCTTTGTTATTTCCTCTATAGGGTGGAATAACAAGTGATATACTATATTATAATTCAGTGCAGATACGAAAACAATGTGTTCTGCAATAGCTCGTCTTGaggaatataaaaacatttttcaacaaaagcctattttctaattaaaataaataagccAATCTTTTCAAATTCATCAGAGTTTAATTTGAACACAAAGCAGCCATACAAGAACTTTGCCTAAATGAAATATGGTCAAAAATGAGCAAAGTTAATATGTGAATCAGGAAACACCTAACCAAACAATaagtaaacaagactaagaTTTGTTTTCAATGCTTGGTGCTAGATACGCATTTTGGTCAGTACCCAAAAAGTATTGAAGCTCAGTTCCCTGCATTCAATGTAAGAAAACTGACAATGTATAAGGACTTGTATAATTGAAATGAACCcatctgcaaaaatgtattgcTTACTTTTAGAAATGGTTTTAACCATTCTCAAAAAACTTGCCCTCCTCAAGGGAAAGTGCATTGAATTTTCAATCCACTGTGCCCCTCAGACCCTGCTCCTTCATTCTGTAAGTGGCCACTTGTGTGGCCTGCGGTGTATGGTCTACTGTACTAGTGGGTGCAGAGGAGAAATAAAAGGCAATGGCAAAGGATTCATTCTTATTACACCATGACGTCCCTCCAGTGACCCATTTTTTCCTTCAAATTAACACCTGCTGTCTCCCTCTGTGCATGAACATTTCTGGTAATACATTTCTGATCGCTGTGACAGTGTCCTAAAGATTTATGttttagagagaaagaggtcACTTTGAGATGCAAGAGAAAGTTCTATTTTctggttttgctgtttttgtgaaGGACATAAAGGGAAGAACACGagtcagaaacagaaatagaaatttGCTTCCAGTTCACTTCACCTCATACATTAGCACACGGTTCCCTTCCAGTGGAGAGGTAATTTTAAATATTCCTCCTGCTGTTGAGCTCATATTCTGTAAAGTTTTACTGATGAAAATGTAGTTTGAAATATTAATCTGCTTCTACTTTTGGGCATCACAGAAAGTGACCAGACAGATTTGACCCTACACTTCTTGTCCCACGACAACACCTCCAAAACCCTTCTCTTATCTTCAGACAGCAGCCGTGGCACATCCACCGATCAATAAACAGTTATCTTCAGACTACAAATCTACAATCTCATTTCCATTTGTCACGTCACAAACTTCACACATTCGCCATCCCAGGACACCGATTTCACCTGAGCAAGCAACGAACATTTACTTAGATTTGACAGACTGCATGTGTCCAAATAACCATACTATTCAATCAGTGGTTGATGGGCTGTGAGACATCAGAcactttataaaaacattttgaacatgCTCCTATGGAGAAAAGATATAGGCCATTTGAAAAGTGGCCTGAAGTGTAGCTGCTCAGACATGATTGAATTCTCTGATAGGAGCAACTGATCAACAGTAAAGATAATATTTTCACCTTCATTCCAGACATCTCTCCCAGTTTGTAGTTGGGCTTTGGCCTCCCAGACGTTCATATAAAGAGCAAGACGATGAGTCATCGCTTTGCATAAGGCAAGGACATTTGGTGCCTGGACTAAAGAACACTAATGAATCTTTTTCTCTACACcccttttctttatctttcttttgcGGTTCTTTCCTTTCGCTGGGCTCAGCTTAAACCCTGTCCCTGCGTCCTTACAAAGTCACTCAACTGGATAAAGTCATTTACCTGGATGAAGAGGAGCGAGAGAGGGgaatagacagagagagggagggcgAGTGGGTGAGGGCATAGAGGAAGTCTTtgacaaatacagtatttgtgaGGAGAATTTAGTAGAACGGAAGAGGAACAAAGAAAAGGAGCAATGACAAGTGAAGTGTACGGAGAGTGCAGAGTTGAAGCCTGAATAGACAAATGAAGTCTTATCTTTCTGACCAAAAACAGAACATTGTGTTGTCCTACCTTTTTATTTATGTCCcagaattgtaaaaaaaaaaaaaaaaatgtaaaaagaaaaatatcatgcaggggaaagagagaggagagggcagCAAAGACAGGTTGAAGTATTAAGAAACAAAGGAACTATAATTAAATATCAATTATATACAGTAGTGTCCATTTAATTGAACATAGGGTGCAAAATTGCTTAagagattgtgtttttttgacaATAAACTTGTTTTAGACAGAGGGGGAGACACCAGAGAATATTCTGGAAAGACTTGATCCCAAGCTGTGCAGGGGAGAGGTTATGGCTTCaagtatctgtgtgtttttagtgtCTTTGAGGCTTGTATTTCCAGGTTTTAAGCACAGAACAGAAGCAAGAATCCCAGGACTCATGCTGAAATCAATCATAACAAGAGCATATAAGTTGAGATCCCTTTGTttcattctctctgtctgtacAAGATAAACATTATCAGCCATATGTCATGAGTTTTTCCCACTCCATtgaaagatctttttttttacagctgaaatcTTGACTTGTCataaaagcacaggtgttaccaataacattaacaatggctctgttttTAGGTGTTCCAGTAAGATACAATGCACAATTTGAGGGCCTTGAAACCTGCACATATAAATTGAATGCAACCATGATTCATGTTATCAGTTACACCTATGCTCCTCTGGtatgacatgttaaaatgtcgTGAAGAAGGTTGATGACAAAAAGTTGTGATTAACCCCAAACTCTTAagatttagggttagggttagcacAGTATGTGCCGCATTATAGACACTTTGTAGGAAGTTGCATATCAACATTGGACTTTTTAAATAAAGCGTATAGACATGCatatacagcacacacatacacacacacacacacacacacacacacacacacacacacacacacacacacagtcatgtttccatcacttcagaggacattacattgacttacattaattttcTGGAGACCCTACCTTACCTTACCTTAACTTACAACGTTACCTTAAGTTTAACCTGCAATTCAATTATATACATTTATGCTTCAGttcttgttttcagtttcatggatgtctttgtgtgtatatcTTAAAACTCAAACTAAAAACACTCCTGGAAATGTATGGAGCTGTCGACAAAAATTATGTCAAAATGAGTTAATGTAACATACATTTTTCCTCGAAGACTGCTGTCCCAATGATTAGGTTGATCTCTACAGCCTCCATATACAACATGACAGTGCATGGTACACTGTCATGTCGCCTGACATAACGAGTGACAGTGTGTCACATTTTCATGTCATTGTCATGTGAAGGTGGCTCCTAGACTGCTGACATAGTGAAATACTCACAATGCAGACTGTTACATGAAACAGAAATGCTTATTTTTAGCGAGTTTTTCTTTCAAAAGTATTCctttatttttagttatttatttatttaatatgtctTTGCAGCTGAAAGTGTCCAGTGCTAATCATCCTCATGGGCTTTTTCAAGCCACTGTACATCAacactaaatgattaattgtttgcCTCTGTCTAGTGTATTACTGTAATCATGTTTATTATGATCCACAGGAGAGTGAAAGCAGGTGGGAATGACACTGATTCTGGATCATTTTGTcatgaacaaatgaacaattTCTTGTTTATGAAACgaattattgtcaacaaaaagCCCTGATGgtgttgttttgaattttttttgcCTAACTTGCATCAGTTGAGCTCTGCTACTACAAATTTACACATGACTTacattaacacatacacactactGTTTCTAGCTTTTTTCTCAGCTTTTTGTGTTCGACCTTGGTTCCAAAATTACTGTGATCGTAATGCAGACCTTTAGTTAAGACGGTTGATGAGCTACGGGCCATAGATACTGACTTCACAGGTCGTTCGTCATTCTCCGCGGTTTATTAGTCACGCTGCTGAGGAGATTAACACTGCCATGCCTTTCTGTCGTATCTCCCCATGCAGACCTCTGCCAGCCTTCACCCTTTGGTGCTTTAGAAAGAAGCAGACGAGACAGTCTCGACCTTTTCTGATGAATTCAGCGGGTGGTGACAATATGACCTTTTACTGTAGTCCAGAGTTATGAGTTACACTTTCTAAAATTTTCACAGGGAGCAGATGCACTCACTCACATCTGCTTCTTGTGATTGTGTTAAAatttacaataacaacaaaaattgAGAATAAATATACAACAAggaaacattttcactgtttctggCTCGCACACTGCTGCGTGAAGTCAACATTTCTTGACAGCGATGATAAAATGTGCTGATGTAAAGAACACTGCTTACTCACCATTTTTATTTGaccttttattaatgttttggtTGGTTTGTCTATGCCTACAACAATCACATGCATGGTTAgattctgtctcttcctctgctgcCCTTTACTGATAAACTGACCTGGTGTGAAAtgatacaagtgtgtgtgtcttattttttttttttcagagatcAAAGGCTGTTCACAAAGACAGGGTTGATAACGTGTCCCATGGGGttgatgatgaaatgtgacagtTTACTTCAGCATCCCCTGCTCGCACGAACATGGCACTCCAACCAACATGTCAGCTTCTTTGCCTTGTCTTACCTCCCCCAGCCTCCCTCCCAAACACTGCTCTCTCTCAGTATGGATTCCCTCGGTAAATTATAAGCAGAAATACTCCCTGCTGGGAAAACTGAATGTAGACTATTAAACAGTTTGAAAAGGCTGCAGTTTTCAGTAGTTacattgattcattgtttcCTTTCAGCTCTTTTTAAAATAGGAAATTATATAcctttacagtatatttgtcaCTTGATTAATAAGCTAATAAAGTAATACTAGGTTAGTCTGACAAGCTGCTGTAGACGGTGTCCACATGATGCGTGAAAAGCATTCCTCTCTTGAGGAGATATATATTTACAACATATACAATACTGCTTAGAAGTTGCAATATTCACCTGGCATGATGAACACTTATTAGTCTTTTATAGTCATTTAACTGGCTTTGGCTGTGTGCATATCTCAGTGTGAGAGGAATACCACTTCAGTTCctgaaaatgatgaaactggttttaaaaactatttactGATGTTGATATGAGGGCACTGACTCAGTCTTCTCCAGCTCACCATCCTCCCCTGTCCTCTCATTCACTACACAGCACCGGCCTGATGTTTCAGGAACTTAAACAGCCACGTTAGCCAGTCTCGGGTCTGAGTCCTGCTCGTAGCGGTAATGGTAGACCTCCATCTGGTCTCGGCACGCCTCTCTGATGTTGTTGAGCCACCGTTTGATGCCTCCCCGGTTCAGATAAAGCACCATGAGGAACACCACCCCGATCAGAGCCAGCACTATACCGAGGAACACGTACGAAACAGCCTCAAGGTTCTCGTTCATACAATCCATGTCCTCTCCTCTGAGTTTCTCCACAGGAATCCCTCTCTTGGCCTCCGGCTCGCTGCACAGGAGACGCCCTGCATCCGGACACTGGGATGAGTTCTTCAACCAGTAGTAAAACGCCACCAGTTCACAATTGCACCGAAACGGGTTTAAAGACAAGTAGACGCGTAAGCGCCTTTGCTGGTACAAACTGGTTACGTTTTCCCCTGTGATGCTCTCTATGGAGTTATTTATCAGCACTAACGCGTGGAGATTATATATATCTAATCTCATCAGGGGCATGGACTTCAAATTGTTTCCCGCCAACTCCAGTCTGTGGAGGTTGCGTAAACTTTGTGTGCCGAGCGCATTTGAAAGCTGCGCCGTGGCCTCAGGCAAAATAGAGTGATTTAGGTAAAGAGAGCGCAGGTCTAGTAACCCGTGGAAAGCCCTGGCTGAGATAGACTCCAATCGATTGTGGCTCAGATCCAGCAAATGCAAACGGGGGAGTCCCAGGAAGGCGTAAGGTTCAATAACCTGTATCCCGTTATAAGACAGCGAGAGAGTCGTCATTTCCAATTCCGTGTCGTTGCTCATGAACGCACCTCGCTGTAAAGTTGAAATGTTTCTCCCCTTGAGTATCAAGGTGGACGTCCACTCCGGTATGTCTCCCGGTACCTCGGTGTCCTCCCCATCACTGCAGGTTACTGTCCCCGAGTCTCTGGCACAAATGCAGGACGACGGACAAGCATCATCCGTCCTGACAGgcgaaaacaacaaacacaccacCGCTGCGTAATACAAACACCACTGATTCCAAATAACAAAAAGACACTTTGAATTGTCGGCACTGTAAAATATCCACATCTTCTCCCTCATTTCAGTCTCAAAGCAGGTGTGTACCGATGCGTCTCGCAAAGAAGGTGACCTACTGCAATCCTTTCAGGCATGTAAATTCGAAATCAGTTCGGCATCGGATACTACTTTGAACCATCAGAATAGAAAATATGCTCTATCCACTATCATGTCGGTGGTCCGTATATCTGTCTTGAGAATAGATGAGTTTTCTTTGGGATATTTACGCATCGGAAAGGTGGACAAAAGCCGAGTGTGGCTGCGTGCAAAGCTGCTGATCCGCGCTCCCTTGGTGGTATTTTTGACGCCTgtcactgagagagagagagagagagagagagagagagagagagagagagagagagagagagagagagagagagagagagagagagagagagagagatgcgcGCTGCAGTACAAGAACTCCAAATTTATAGTCGGCAGGGAGTCATTAACTATGGATACATTGACACAGGAAAGTTATTGAGAGTGAAATAGTTTTTACTGTTCTCGTGCTGTTGGGTTGCCTGAAGAAATCGTCTCTTGAGTTATCGTGGCTTCACTCTGCCTTTGGAAAACCCTCAATACCAATGACTAATAAGCGATGCAGTAAAAAGTGTTCACTGTTGTGTGAAAAGTCAATTTTGAAACCCTGTCCCTCCCAGTTTTAACAACAAAGGAGCATCATTTAATAGATGGTTGTAGGATAATTTAACGCCCTGTTGTTCAGTTGCTCGTTTCCTTTccaaatcatgttttcattattatagCTTGGATTTGTCTTGTTTGCTGCAAATTAGCAGCTGTAATTACAGTGAAGCAGTGGAGCCTGTGAAATCAGGGTCAATGCTTTCCGATAGATCCCTTCTCTACTGAAAGAAAACTCGCTTTTGGAGAGTTGGTCACGCTCTCCACGTCTACAGTAAGGAGTTGGCAAACAAATCAATACGCTTGAATAAATAAGCCGCTTCTAACTCGGAGATTTGCATTGGCGTACGGTGCTGCTCCGCTGTGGGACTAGTCTGTCATTTTGTCTCTGTTCATTACTTTCTCAGAAACAAGGAGATGTAACAAAGGCGTTTTAAATGTGGGCTGGAAATAATGAGAGTGAAGTGAATAATACTCCAATTAAGCACTAAGCTGGCACAGTACACAGTAAAAGTTTAATGCATCTTTTGTCTTAAGTGACTTTATTTGGCCTACTCCTCCACCAACCCACATAATTCTAGAATGTAAACAATTAGGCTTATGAACAACACATACACTAAATTAGCCAAAAGGACTGAGAAGGTTCAGAACCATGGACAGCTCCGTTAGCTTCAGAGCTAACTGCGTTTCTTCTGTAGTTAGCCCTGAAGAAACCTGTTTAGTTTTGAGtcttgaaaaaaagatgaaggaggaaaggaaagaagtaGAGATGAAAGAACGTAAACAGTTTTTTGAGtccaacaacaaacacaacatgagctgaggaagaaaaataaatgaaagaaggGGTCAAGGAAAGTCAGAGGCAGTAAAAGGTTGAGCACCATTGATAGCTCTAAATAGCGGTGCAATGCAGttagtgagaaagaaagaaagaaagaaagaaagaaagaaagaaagaaagaaagaaagaaagatttaaTTCCTCTAATGGAAGAAAGTCTGTTAAAGACACAGATTGAGAAACTCAGAACCATTGCACTACACTACTCTACAGGAAATACTTGATTaaagaaataatgaatgaaagaaagaaagacagacagtatCTATTCCTTACTTTCATGTGCAGTCACATGCAGCCCctttttaaacatatatatatatatagatacgCATTGGATACAAAAATAACTTTCAGGATGACCTGTCCTTAACAAACCAAGTTCAAATCACCATTGAGGGTTTACTGAATTGAAGCAGCTGCAGAGTAACAGTAAACTGTGCTGACCGTCCTTACTGAAACCTAGTCACAGTTACAATGAACACAACAATgagctgctctttttttctttctatgcatgtgtgtgagtgtgtttactGAGTGGGTGAAAGCAAACATCCAGACAAAGAGACCAGACCATGGTGTCTATCCTGATAAAGCGAACACAACATACATGAAAAGCAAAAGTTTACCTACAGTCTGCCATGTATTGAAGTGTCAGTTTTCTTCAGGTTCATAAGGAAGTTTTTGAATTATTCTTTAATATCATCCAGGTGAATACCTAATTGCTGTGTTCATGGAAATTTTACATTGCTATTCTTTATTTCAACAACTTAGACCCACAATACTGAAACAAGTCTTGCTATATTGAGCCTACATGCTAGTCTCACAGAGCCAGCTACACTACTTAGTTCAAAGTGTTCAGACACTCAAACATTACACCCATACTGCAGGGTTAGTTGAACATCCCAAAACCGTAGGCATTAATGTGCTCAAATAACAGTCTCCACTCCTCTAAGAAGGCTTTCCACAAGATTTTGGAAACTGCTGCGGGGATTTGCTCACAcccagccacaagagcattagtgaggtcggCTACTGATGATGGGTGATAAGACCTGGCTCGCAGCAGTGTTTCAGTTCATCCCAAAAGTGTTGGATGCTGTAGAGGTCAGGGCTTTGTGCAGGGCAGTGAAATTCTTGACAGGAGAGATCCTTcaccaaactgttgccacaaaggTGGAGGCACATTGTTGtctaattttatttttgctgcttTGATGATTTATTACACGGATTAAGGCACTGGAGCACCTGAAGCTGATTGCAGTTCACTGTCATGCTCAAGAGCACTCCATCAGGAGGGTTTGGACAGAAAGTGCTGTGGTGTGGATATAAATATGGACACTGGGAGGAGGAGACAAAGAGAAGCTGAGGCCAAGAGACAACAACACAGGAAGAGATAAAGAGTGATGGAAAATGGGCTCGCTGCTGGTGTTCCTGATAAGCACAAAGGGCCATATTAACATCAGGTTGTTTTTGCCTATTAAGGCATATGGGATAGTATTTCTTCCTCCAAACACACAAGGACATCTGCTCAGTCCTCCTCTTCTCCGCTCAGAACCCCTGCGCCTGCTCTATCTACCGCTGCAGAGAGCTGATTTAGTGGCAGCTACTATTCATGGGCTGTTGCTGGGATATTGTTATGGTGCCCTCCTCGTGGCCTTCAACTTGACACTGAACCTCGTAATTGATTTACCCAAGGCTGCCCATCCCTATCTCCTCactacagtttgtgtgtgtgtttgcgtgtacACTTGTGGCTGAGTGACCAGTTGCCTGTAACCTTGGCAGGCGAGTTTTCCTCCTATCCTCAGGTGTGTCGTTACTTCTAACAGCTCTAGTGCACATGCTAAATTAGCAGAGGCTTattgcgtttgtgtgtgtgtgtgtgtgtgtgtactgttcAGTATGTATGCATGATTTGATTTGTACTGTGGGCACAATTATATATTCACTGCAAATCCTGGGTGCAATGCTCCTGCGTTCCGCTCTCAGATTTTTGGGTTCATCCCCTCCTTCATCCTTTCTGCGTCATTCGTCATTCATTAACCTTGTTTTACCAGCCAACCTGGTCTTTTCCATCATCCTCCCTGCAGCTGGCATACCACTGACACATGCAGTCATAATTAAACACGACCCAAGAAAAGGACACAAGCACCATGTAAAgacagtggaggaaaaaaaatcctgcagaGCCTAAGGGAATTACAGTGCACAAAATATTTGGTCAGTGTAAGCTTACATCTCCCAACATGACTCAACACAATGTCTATGTACAGCAAACGCATTACCTGCACCCTGATGATCTCTCTGGCACTAtttcacacagagagaaaactaTGAGAAGATGCAACACTTGACAATTCTGCAGCAGAGAAATTACGCTAAACCTTTATTGATAGGGCTCACATTTACGTATGTTGGCAAAGGGTGCTGGAGTGCACATTTACATTATTGCCATTTTCTCCTACAGTAGCTGGAGCTGTTTGAAATGAGCATAGCTGTGAGAGGAAAGTGAGATACGCTCTTGTCTATAGATATTTGCTCAAATCCATGCTGTGCTCAGAAAGCCATCCCAAAATCACAACCTTAAAATAACAGACTGGTCTTGTTACTGTGTCAAACTGCTTTCTCCTTGCCATAACTTGCTGTTTTACATCTTGACTGGATTCTGCCCTTCTTCTTGCCTTTGGCGGATTAGCAGCGTTCACTTAAGTTTTGCATGAAAAGAACTTAAAGATGAGGAGTGACCTTAATAAAAGTTAGAAAATTATTTTCTtagtaaaaaaaagtctgtgaGCTAAGAAAGTGACTCTAGGATCTTTGTATGCATTGCTGTACAGGATCATTATTGGCTAGAAACACACATAAGCTTATACTGCTGCTGTCTGTTAAATGGGTGCCAGGGGAGATACTGTACACCAGCATGCTCATAGGTAACAACAGTTCCACCTAAAATCTTCCTTCATCTTTCTCCTTTcactttgtgtgtatgtgtgtgtgtgtgtgtgtttgatagtGTCCacttaaaaaaaggaagtggGGTGAGAAATTGAAGGACTCTGTAGCGACTGCTAATAATGcggtttacacacacacacacacacacaaacacactatcTAACTCTTCAGAGAGGAGTGTGGGTGCAATGTGCTCGTAGGAAGGTGGAGATCATAGTTCATCTATCTCCCCTCCAGTCAAACTAGACCAGTAAAGATAGTAACACATCACCCACCTCActctttctatctctccctctccttccctcccagCCCAAGAGCAGTCTGCACCTCTATCTGTCTGGTCCACTTGTCTCTcaatctgtccatctgtctatCCGCAGACCTGCTCCTTAAACAGTACTCCACCACCAgattaattattcattcatttatttttatttgatagggaCAGATAATAGTGTACatagacaaactgaaaacagctaTCCAAATCAAGTATCATAGTGTTTATAGCAGATGCTAATTTGCAACACCTGTACCTAAAAAGGCTTTTGTGAAAATAAGAGATTGAAACAGTGAGGTACGGAATAAGGGATGAAGTGAGAGGAAGAAGTGAAGAAGTGCAGCAGTTGGTTCAGTGGAGTCCAGTTAGATCCCTATGGGGATGAGGGTGTAAATGGATCTTGAGGAGCTGGTGTCACCTGTCTCAGGACCATTAATTAGTCATTTAGAGTTGTAATGGAGTGAgctgcagccagacagacaCAACCTGCCAAACAAAAGCCAAGTCACTCAGTCAGAGGAGATAGCTGTGGCTGCTGATCGCTCTGTGTGCCCAGTGTAGAAAACAATAGATGTTGTAACAGATCATAAACACATACTGTGATGACACAGATTCAGATGCACGTATTCTCTTCTGGAAAATCTATTGGattctgaaacacacaaaggaTCATATttaggataataataataataataatagtacatTAATTTGTGTATAGAATTTTCAAAGCAAggagcaaaaaacaaaatataagatactataaaacatcagcagtAATTGACAATAATTTAGACACAgtatacatgaaaacaaaccaaaaaacaggataaaacagaatattaaaaataaagtaaatctGGTGATAACGTGatatataagataaataaggtcATAACTTTTTTCTAGGTAAACTAATTATATattatcttatatatatattatgtgtaATATTTTAAGAATATAATGACATATATAATATTCCATTAACTATCTTACTTTCCCACCAAATATCCTGCATATAATGAAAAGTCAATATTCCATCTCAATTTTTCAGATGA includes the following:
- the tpbgl gene encoding trophoblast glycoprotein like gives rise to the protein MREKMWIFYSADNSKCLFVIWNQWCLYYAAVVCLLFSPVRTDDACPSSCICARDSGTVTCSDGEDTEVPGDIPEWTSTLILKGRNISTLQRGAFMSNDTELEMTTLSLSYNGIQVIEPYAFLGLPRLHLLDLSHNRLESISARAFHGLLDLRSLYLNHSILPEATAQLSNALGTQSLRNLHRLELAGNNLKSMPLMRLDIYNLHALVLINNSIESITGENVTSLYQQRRLRVYLSLNPFRCNCELVAFYYWLKNSSQCPDAGRLLCSEPEAKRGIPVEKLRGEDMDCMNENLEAVSYVFLGIVLALIGVVFLMVLYLNRGGIKRWLNNIREACRDQMEVYHYRYEQDSDPRLANVAV